atttgtgtaagaacccaacttttcattccaagtcaaagcatatagatgtcagataccattggattcgaaataTACTTGAAGAGAAACAGTTACTGCTTCAAAAAATTTATACAAATGAAAATGAAGCAGACATGTTGATAAAGACCTTATTGAAAGAAAGGCAGGAAATGTGCCGATAGTTGGTcgatatggcttcacattgatgagtcatgagacagcctcccttatgggctgaagggggtggTTATTGGGCTGAAAGGCCATAAGTTCAGCCCATAGTGAGCTTTAATAGCCTATAGCCCACCTCCCCTTTAATCTAACCCTAAATCTAATTAGGAAGGTGTGGTGGTTGCAAAAATAAGGAAGAAAAACTGTAGCAATGAGGCAAAAAATTGTAGTAGCATCTTAattcaaaaaagagaaaaaaagggcagaaaaataatagaagataaggaaAGAAGATAATAACAACACAGAGAgagtattctcaatcatctaaacAGTAttttcatcttaggttagatcagatctacagtagattttTGCTATGATTACTTAAGGAGAATTTGAATATTGTGCACaatgacgtaatccttgtattctaattattctcttgagattgttgcttgggttttggacaaaagactgatatttgtatatttattattcttatagtggattatctcaagTTTACTATATGGTTTTGACTCTTCATGTTGAGAggatttttcacgtaaatctcggtgttatatttgattatgatttttatttaatttcactgCGTGGCctgttagtatttgttcatatacacaaATTTAATTCTGGCCAAGGTGGAATTGAAAGAGGAGGAGATGATAGAGGGGAGGAGGGCTTACAGATTTTAATTCATTTCAATCATATGAACCAATTCAAAAATTTTACTAGAGCAAAATTagcatttataaaaaaataggTGCCCCAAGTAAAAACGATTAAGAGGGATGtcatatgataaaaaataattataaaaaatttaatttgataGATTATTCTATATTCTTTGTACCTGTCTAatcttttgaaaataattataaacTTTTGTTATGTTCCTATGAATTATATTTTCTTAAGTAGTGTAGTTACCTCAGTTGTGAACTAACACTGCCCACATATCTTTAATATAACAAATTCTATACTCGAAATGAGATTTTAGAATGAAACATCCCAAAGAAAGAGTGATCCAGTGCAATCTCCTTCCAGAATCCAGAGACAACATTTCAGAGTTGAAAACACAAAGTGTTTGGTGGAGTTTAATATCATTTATTTGAGCATTAAACTCCACGTATTCTTAAATGATGCACAACAATTTGGTCCAGTATTTCAAACATCCAACTGCTACAGTATTGTGCACTTTATGTCTGAGATAGAGGCCTCCTTAATTTTCtaagtttttttaaatatttttacccTTTCAAAATAAGATGACAACAATGTGATTTATCTAGGCATCAATTCTTCTAAATACTGAAGCCGTAAAAAGCACGATTTGTTTGCTTCACTGTGATATAATATTGGCCTCGGAAACGATTGCTTCCTAAAGTTCGCAGATAGAGTGTCCCTTCTGCAGAAACTAAGGCGGTTATTGAATTAAATTAATGGGAATGTTCAAATTACAACCTTGAAACAATTCTCCAGTGTCCCACTTTTAGGACATCAAATACAAAGCCAGAGTTCATCTTCGAAGTTACTGGTGGAGATGATCCATTGCAGATGTGTATTAGAACTGCAAGATGCATACCACAAATCAAAACCTTTTTCAAATGCCCAACCTTAAGTCCAAAACAGTGCTTGGGTTGGCTTCGTTGTTCTCTAGCGAAGGGGGGGGCAAGTTGAGGTCCAAATCGTAGTTCCCAGAAGATGAACAGCCCACAACAATGTCCTCATCTCTCTCCCAGTGATGCCGCTTGTGCCCCCCAAGAGCCTGGCCAGCGGCGAAGCCCCTCGAGCAAACGTCGCATTTGCACTTGTGATAGCACCTCGTTGCCTCACCCGCTTCCCATGCTCTCTTCCAACTCCGGCACGCATCTTCTGAACCTACTAGGACGCCGCCACTTGTCTGCTGCGGCTGCGGGAAGGAGAAAGGCTGCATTGCGTCCGCGCGCTCTGGTTCCGCCCGGCAAAGCGCGCTGATGTTCCTGTGAGGGCCACGGGAGAGCAGGATGAGGCTGGCGGCCACCTCGTACTCCTCATCGGTGAAGTGTTCCTCTGGAGTCGGGCTCGCGAGGGGGAGCGGACGCCGGAGGTGTGGCGGGGGATTGATGCCGCGCCACTGGCGCTCGGGGTGGCAGCGCATGTGCCCGAACAGGGCCTTCCAGGAAGAGAAGCGCTTGCCGCACTCGGTGCACGGTGGGGTGGTGGCCTTCGGCCCGGCGGTGGTGGCAGCCGCCAGGTCCGGCTTTCTTCGGGGCTTTGTCTTCGCCATGGTCGAGGTGGGAGGGAAGGAGAAGGGCCCCAGGTGGTGTTGGAAAGTTGGATCCCGGCTATGAGGGACGAAGCCAGGGGACGGCTTGTACTTGGGTTTGGGAGGGAGAGGCCGAGCGCTATTCTCATCCAAGTGCTGTAGGGTTGGAGGAGTGAGTTGGTGAAGAGGTTggtagggaggaggaggaggaggaggagtaggaCGGTAAGGGTGGttgatggaggaagaggagtccatgaTCATTCGCTGCATGCGGAAAAGTGGAAAAGATGGGAGGGGAAGCGGCTTTGAAACCATTCATGGGGGGCGGCAGTTTGAGCGGTTCCTGCTGCTGCTCCAAAACAGTTATTTAGCCTCTCCTGCACGGATCCTAAAGCTAGTATATCCACGGAGGAAGGACCTCCACGTTTCTGCTTTCATGACCCGTGCATCGATGGTGGATGATGATTTAACTCTGCC
This Musa acuminata AAA Group cultivar baxijiao chromosome BXJ1-2, Cavendish_Baxijiao_AAA, whole genome shotgun sequence DNA region includes the following protein-coding sequences:
- the LOC135594734 gene encoding zinc finger protein ZAT3-like; the encoded protein is MVSKPLPLPSFPLFRMQRMIMDSSSSINHPYRPTPPPPPPPYQPLHQLTPPTLQHLDENSARPLPPKPKYKPSPGFVPHSRDPTFQHHLGPFSFPPTSTMAKTKPRRKPDLAAATTAGPKATTPPCTECGKRFSSWKALFGHMRCHPERQWRGINPPPHLRRPLPLASPTPEEHFTDEEYEVAASLILLSRGPHRNISALCRAEPERADAMQPFSFPQPQQTSGGVLVGSEDACRSWKRAWEAGEATRCYHKCKCDVCSRGFAAGQALGGHKRHHWERDEDIVVGCSSSGNYDLDLNLPPPSLENNEANPSTVLDLRLGI